The following proteins come from a genomic window of Chryseobacterium glaciei:
- the zwf gene encoding glucose-6-phosphate dehydrogenase: protein MTENKALHPTTIIIFGATGDLAKRKLFPAFYNLYIDGRMPKGFNIVALGRADNTNEYFKNYIKENLEHFSRKKITSEDWAGFQAHITYFQHQLDEEDSYKNLYQKLKDFDRVYGTRGNRLFYLSIGPNFVSTISNHIKNTSLASDAKKDRIIIEKPFGHDKQSAIELNSLLAETFEEEQIYRIDHYLGKETVQNILAFRFGNSIFEPLWDRKHIESVQITVAEEVGVETRGSFYEQTGALRDMIQNHLLQILCMVAMEPPASLESGEIRDRKVDVLKSIRRISEDQVDHYAVRGQYGKGVVNGVKAKAYRQEEGIAEDSNTETFAAVKFYLDNERWQDVPFYVRTGKKMKEKHSYITVQFKPLPHSTFSESSQHLSANRLIINIQPLMDIRLQFMAKKPGLSLVLKPVEMIFDNFACQEDTPEAYETLLLDALLGDLTLFMRSDQVEEAWDVVKTIQEAWQDGKASFPNYEAGSWGPEESVALVERQGHNWV from the coding sequence ATGACTGAAAATAAAGCCTTGCATCCAACTACAATTATCATTTTTGGTGCTACAGGAGATTTGGCAAAAAGAAAACTTTTTCCGGCGTTTTATAATTTATATATCGATGGGAGAATGCCCAAAGGTTTTAATATTGTGGCCCTTGGAAGAGCAGATAATACCAACGAATATTTTAAAAATTACATTAAAGAAAATCTTGAACATTTCTCAAGAAAAAAGATAACTTCAGAAGATTGGGCAGGTTTTCAGGCTCATATCACTTATTTTCAGCATCAATTGGATGAGGAAGATTCTTACAAAAATCTGTATCAGAAATTAAAAGATTTTGATAGAGTTTACGGAACAAGAGGGAACAGATTATTTTATTTATCAATTGGGCCTAATTTTGTTTCTACGATTTCTAATCACATCAAAAATACGTCACTAGCTTCTGATGCTAAAAAAGACAGAATCATTATCGAAAAACCTTTTGGTCATGATAAACAATCGGCAATAGAACTAAACAGCTTGTTGGCTGAGACTTTTGAAGAAGAGCAAATTTACCGTATCGACCATTATTTAGGAAAGGAAACGGTACAGAATATATTGGCATTTAGATTTGGAAATTCTATTTTTGAACCTTTATGGGATCGTAAACATATTGAATCTGTACAAATTACTGTTGCTGAGGAGGTTGGCGTTGAAACGAGAGGGAGTTTCTACGAACAGACAGGAGCATTGAGAGATATGATTCAAAATCACCTGTTACAGATCCTGTGTATGGTTGCGATGGAACCACCAGCTTCATTGGAGTCAGGTGAGATTAGAGACCGTAAAGTAGATGTTCTTAAATCGATTCGTAGAATTTCAGAAGATCAGGTTGATCATTACGCGGTAAGAGGCCAATATGGAAAAGGCGTTGTAAATGGAGTTAAGGCTAAAGCTTATCGTCAGGAAGAAGGAATTGCCGAAGATTCTAATACAGAAACTTTCGCAGCCGTAAAATTCTATCTGGACAACGAAAGATGGCAGGACGTTCCTTTCTACGTTCGTACCGGAAAGAAAATGAAGGAAAAGCATTCTTATATCACGGTTCAGTTTAAACCGCTTCCGCATTCAACTTTTTCGGAAAGTTCACAACATTTATCGGCTAACAGATTGATTATTAATATTCAACCATTAATGGATATCAGATTGCAGTTTATGGCAAAAAAACCGGGGCTTTCATTGGTTTTAAAGCCTGTTGAAATGATCTTTGATAATTTTGCCTGCCAGGAAGATACTCCGGAAGCTTACGAAACGCTGTTATTGGATGCACTTTTAGGCGATCTTACGTTGTTTATGCGTTCGGATCAGGTGGAAGAGGCTTGGGATGTTGTAAAAACGATTCAGGAAGCTTGGCAGGATGGTAAAGCATCTTTTCCAAACTATGAAGCAGGAAGCTGGGGGCCGGAAGAAAGTGTTGCTTTGGTTGAAAGACAAGGTCACAACTGGGTTTAA
- a CDS encoding universal stress protein produces the protein MRTILVPIDFTSTTENAVKVASQWAKQYEYEHIILLKTSDESEFDYLHIAEGHSFVNEESINSLLEKTELLLSKLSNIILEKFPDFKVSKAVSNWTLTRSINDIIREQPSIELIVLGSDDQAASRDSVVSENIISIARTSPVKTLIVPNGYNYSDIKNILIPCDINGITKLERLFNHKYIIRKQDVQLMFLNIHTKENQTIIEEKKNEIQEYIHQHLTEIPSTIYYSYDKNIVDGILTFASSNKTDLIIALPGKHSFLYFLTSTSISEGIYQNVNQPVLILK, from the coding sequence ATGAGAACAATACTGGTACCGATTGATTTTACCTCAACCACAGAAAATGCCGTGAAAGTTGCTTCACAATGGGCAAAACAATATGAATATGAGCATATTATATTGTTGAAAACTTCTGACGAATCCGAATTCGATTATCTGCATATTGCGGAAGGTCATTCATTTGTAAATGAAGAAAGTATCAACAGCCTTTTAGAAAAAACGGAATTATTATTGAGTAAATTATCCAATATTATTCTTGAAAAATTTCCTGATTTTAAAGTCTCAAAAGCAGTAAGTAATTGGACACTGACAAGAAGTATTAATGATATTATAAGAGAACAACCTTCAATAGAACTGATTGTTTTAGGCAGTGACGATCAGGCAGCTTCCCGCGACAGTGTTGTTTCGGAAAACATCATAAGCATTGCCAGAACAAGCCCTGTAAAAACTCTAATTGTTCCCAATGGTTACAATTACAGCGACATTAAAAATATTCTTATTCCCTGCGATATCAACGGTATTACAAAACTGGAAAGACTGTTTAACCATAAATATATCATTCGCAAGCAGGATGTTCAATTGATGTTTTTAAATATTCATACAAAAGAAAATCAAACAATTATAGAAGAAAAAAAGAATGAAATTCAGGAATATATTCATCAACATTTAACTGAAATCCCAAGCACAATCTATTATTCCTACGATAAAAATATTGTCGATGGAATTCTGACCTTTGCATCATCAAATAAAACAGATCTTATTATTGCGCTGCCCGGCAAACATAGTTTTCTGTATTTCTTAACAAGTACAAGTATTTCGGAAGGGATTTATCAGAATGTGAATCAACCTGTTTTGATATTAAAATAA
- a CDS encoding RidA family protein, whose protein sequence is MKRLLFSFCTLCTGFSVFSQSTNTNKIMEKNNTVTISNKNPKALFDPTPFAFSHATTNEVEGNYVFVSGQSGGEDLKHNLSKDFRTQVSYSLKNLETVLADYGLGVKDVLKITILIVDHDQEKLKIWTEEMHKTWKNHQFPASTLIPVPRLALDGMLIEVDAVAFIKK, encoded by the coding sequence ATGAAACGTTTATTATTCAGTTTTTGTACTCTCTGTACAGGATTTTCAGTCTTTTCACAAAGTACCAATACCAATAAAATAATGGAGAAAAATAATACAGTTACTATTAGCAACAAAAATCCAAAAGCTCTTTTTGATCCAACGCCGTTTGCTTTTTCGCACGCCACAACCAATGAAGTTGAAGGTAATTATGTATTCGTATCCGGACAAAGCGGCGGCGAAGATTTGAAGCATAATCTTTCTAAAGACTTTAGAACTCAAGTCAGTTATTCTTTAAAAAATTTGGAAACTGTGCTTGCAGATTATGGATTAGGGGTTAAAGACGTTCTTAAAATCACTATACTCATTGTTGATCACGATCAGGAAAAGCTCAAAATATGGACAGAAGAAATGCATAAAACCTGGAAAAATCATCAATTCCCGGCAAGTACTTTAATTCCGGTTCCCAGATTGGCTCTGGATGGTATGTTGATAGAAGTGGATGCTGTTGCTTTTATTAAAAAATAA
- a CDS encoding MarR family winged helix-turn-helix transcriptional regulator, giving the protein MSANHNTISELALELGLAMGEMKNRLRQKIQAKINEYDPDLSFELIEIMGLLSRNDGINQQEIGIKVSKDKSSITYLINSLVKREFVQRIENKNDRRNKQIYLTDKGKQIVETVYPWALELYEKAAGDFSENEIKNALLLVKKMTTNLE; this is encoded by the coding sequence ATGTCTGCAAACCACAATACTATATCAGAATTAGCCTTAGAATTAGGTCTTGCAATGGGCGAAATGAAAAACCGTCTACGACAGAAAATTCAGGCAAAAATTAATGAATATGATCCTGATCTTTCTTTCGAACTTATAGAAATAATGGGACTTCTCTCCCGTAATGACGGCATCAATCAACAGGAAATCGGCATTAAGGTAAGTAAGGATAAATCAAGCATAACTTATCTCATTAACAGTCTTGTGAAACGCGAATTCGTTCAACGGATTGAAAATAAAAACGACAGAAGAAATAAGCAAATTTATCTTACGGATAAAGGAAAACAAATCGTAGAAACGGTTTATCCTTGGGCATTGGAACTTTACGAAAAAGCCGCCGGTGATTTCAGTGAAAATGAAATAAAAAACGCTCTTCTTTTAGTCAAAAAAATGACAACAAATCTCGAATAA
- a CDS encoding VOC family protein — protein MNLVSIRIITANIESLVKFYEQITGITAIQYTPDFAELKTSTATIAIGSTKTLQFFGGENIAQPAENRSAIIEFLVDDVDKEFERLRDSLSSNIVQEPTVMPWGNKSLLFRDPDGNLVNFFTPISKEAVEKFNSN, from the coding sequence ATGAATTTAGTATCAATACGTATTATCACAGCAAATATTGAAAGTTTAGTGAAATTTTATGAGCAAATAACAGGAATTACAGCTATACAATATACTCCCGATTTTGCTGAATTAAAAACCTCTACAGCTACAATTGCGATTGGAAGTACAAAAACATTGCAATTTTTTGGTGGAGAAAATATAGCACAACCTGCGGAAAATCGTTCTGCCATAATAGAGTTTTTGGTTGATGATGTAGACAAAGAATTTGAGCGATTAAGAGATTCCCTTTCTTCTAATATCGTGCAAGAGCCTACCGTTATGCCTTGGGGAAATAAATCTTTATTATTCCGAGATCCTGATGGTAATTTGGTTAATTTCTTTACACCGATTTCAAAAGAAGCGGTTGAAAAATTTAATTCAAATTGA
- the pgl gene encoding 6-phosphogluconolactonase, giving the protein MNITVFNDLDKLYKKAADTFVDLSQKSIQKNNRFVVALSGGSSPKAIFNLLATQEYAEKIEWNKVYFFWVDERWVSLNDEKSNAKMTFEALFDKVPVNKEQIFPMYKDGIDPEDYAKEYEQKIKNILGNEGVFDFILLGMGDDGHTASLFPGEAVLDEKEKWVAAYYLKPQEMFRITLTEPLINKAENILVVAFGESKKHALNEVLNGEYNPKLYPLQLINKKEGFQFFTDEKAMS; this is encoded by the coding sequence ATGAATATTACTGTATTTAATGATTTAGATAAATTATATAAAAAGGCAGCGGATACGTTTGTTGATCTTTCACAAAAATCTATTCAGAAAAATAACCGTTTTGTGGTTGCATTAAGCGGAGGTTCTTCTCCAAAAGCGATTTTTAATCTGTTGGCGACTCAAGAATATGCAGAAAAAATTGAATGGAATAAAGTGTACTTTTTCTGGGTTGATGAAAGATGGGTTTCTTTAAATGATGAGAAAAGTAATGCAAAAATGACATTTGAAGCACTTTTCGATAAGGTTCCTGTGAATAAAGAGCAGATTTTTCCAATGTATAAAGATGGAATTGATCCCGAAGATTATGCTAAAGAATACGAACAAAAGATTAAAAATATTCTTGGAAATGAAGGCGTTTTTGATTTTATCCTTTTAGGAATGGGGGATGACGGTCACACCGCATCTTTATTTCCGGGTGAAGCAGTTTTAGATGAAAAAGAAAAATGGGTGGCTGCTTATTATTTGAAGCCTCAGGAAATGTTCAGGATCACTTTGACTGAACCTTTGATCAATAAAGCTGAAAATATATTGGTTGTTGCCTTCGGGGAATCCAAAAAGCATGCTTTGAATGAAGTGCTGAACGGAGAATACAATCCTAAGTTATATCCGTTACAGCTTATCAATAAAAAAGAAGGTTTTCAGTTTTTCACGGATGAAAAAGCAATGAGCTAA
- the gndA gene encoding NADP-dependent phosphogluconate dehydrogenase produces the protein MDKYNYGMIGLGVMGRNLLYNIADNGFSIAGFDLDTEKVKELQDGATSEMRVKGTATLEDFVSALETPRKIILMVPAGKPVDAVLDSITPLLSKGDIVIDAGNSYFKDTNRRVADLASKNLHFMGMGVSGGEKGARTGPSIMPGGDLEAFNLLQPMLEAISAKVDNEACTAYMGKGSAGNYVKMVHNGIEYAIMQLISEAYDLLKRGAKLNNDQLYQVFKEWNNGEMNSFLIEITRDIFQQKDELTDGYLVDQILDKAGAKGTGKWTSEQAMEIGVSIPTIDIAVTSRILSAYKEERVQASQLYAKSEIATPENTELFIKEVGDALYLATLISYAQGLALLVKASEEYQFEIPLKDVVKIWRGGCIIRSVLLEKFYLAYTKNSNLSNILLDQDISVIVKDKIDSLRKTAAFAASNGVSSLGIQTALGYFDAYTTESLPVNLIQAQRDYFGAHTYQRTDREGVFHTLWQTATH, from the coding sequence ATGGATAAATATAATTACGGGATGATCGGTCTCGGAGTGATGGGGAGGAATCTTCTTTATAATATTGCCGACAATGGCTTTTCGATCGCAGGATTTGATCTTGATACCGAAAAAGTAAAAGAATTACAGGATGGTGCAACTTCGGAAATGAGGGTGAAAGGCACTGCTACTTTAGAAGATTTTGTATCTGCTTTAGAAACGCCTAGGAAAATCATTCTGATGGTTCCTGCCGGAAAACCTGTAGACGCAGTTCTGGATAGTATTACACCACTTTTAAGCAAAGGAGATATTGTTATTGATGCTGGTAATTCTTATTTCAAAGATACAAACAGACGTGTTGCCGATCTAGCTTCAAAAAACTTACATTTTATGGGAATGGGAGTTTCCGGAGGTGAAAAAGGTGCCAGAACAGGCCCGAGTATCATGCCTGGTGGAGATTTGGAAGCTTTCAATCTGCTTCAGCCAATGTTGGAAGCAATTTCTGCAAAAGTTGATAACGAAGCGTGTACAGCTTATATGGGAAAAGGTTCTGCCGGAAACTATGTAAAAATGGTACACAACGGAATTGAATATGCTATCATGCAGCTCATCAGCGAAGCTTACGATTTACTAAAAAGAGGAGCGAAACTAAATAACGATCAGCTTTACCAAGTTTTCAAAGAATGGAATAATGGCGAAATGAACTCATTCCTGATCGAGATTACCAGAGATATTTTCCAACAAAAAGATGAATTGACAGACGGTTATCTTGTAGATCAGATCCTAGATAAAGCCGGAGCAAAAGGAACCGGAAAATGGACTTCTGAGCAGGCAATGGAAATCGGGGTTTCTATCCCAACTATTGATATTGCAGTGACTTCAAGAATTTTATCGGCGTATAAAGAAGAGAGAGTTCAGGCTTCTCAATTATATGCTAAAAGTGAAATTGCAACTCCGGAAAATACAGAATTATTCATTAAAGAAGTGGGAGACGCTTTGTATTTAGCTACATTGATTAGCTATGCACAAGGTTTGGCTTTATTGGTGAAAGCGTCTGAGGAATATCAATTTGAAATTCCATTAAAAGATGTTGTGAAAATCTGGAGAGGTGGTTGTATCATTCGTTCAGTTTTACTTGAAAAGTTTTATTTAGCGTATACTAAAAATTCTAATTTATCTAATATTTTATTGGATCAGGATATTTCTGTTATCGTTAAAGATAAAATCGATTCATTAAGAAAAACGGCTGCTTTTGCTGCTTCAAACGGAGTTTCAAGCTTAGGAATTCAGACTGCTTTAGGATATTTTGATGCGTATACAACAGAATCGCTTCCTGTGAATTTAATTCAGGCTCAGCGTGATTATTTTGGAGCTCATACCTATCAGCGTACAGACAGAGAAGGTGTTTTTCACACTTTATGGCAAACTGCAACTCATTAA